In Macadamia integrifolia cultivar HAES 741 chromosome 5, SCU_Mint_v3, whole genome shotgun sequence, a single window of DNA contains:
- the LOC122080368 gene encoding disease resistance protein L6-like, with protein MYTTLSLVGGILILLLLLLLKKLFNKRTTDASAGVNKDAASSSACATQECDSSSSGRDYEVFLSFRGEDTRTNFTDHLYNALLEKGIHTFRDNEELRIGEKIDQGLCSAIHKSKIAIIIFSKGYASSQWCLFELAEIVESMERQLKVMPIFYNVDPSDVRNQTGCYQNAFRDHKKNFDLETVEKWKKALKEVGRLKGWDMENTADG; from the coding sequence ATGTATACTACTCTTTCGCTTGTTGGAGGGATtctcatccttcttcttcttcttcttctaaagaAACTCTTCAACAAAAGAACTACCGATGCTTCTGCAGGGGTAAACAAGGACGCAGCATCATCATCTGCATGTGCCACACAAGAGTGCGATTCCTCTTCTTCTGGGCGGGATTAcgaggtgttcttgagcttcCGAGGTGAGGACACCCGCACTAACTTCACCGACCACCTCTACAACGCCCTTCTCGAGAAAGGAATCCACACTTTCAGGGATAACGAAGAACTACGAATCGGAGAAAAGATCGATCAAGGGCTTTGCTCTGCAATCCACAAGTCCAAAATCGCCATTATCATCTTCTCAAAAGGATATGCTTCCAGCCAATGGTGCCTCTTTGAACTTGCCGAGATTGTGGAGTCCATGGAAAGACAATTAAAAGTGATGCCCATTTTCTACAATGTAGATCCATCGGATGTCCGAAATCAGACTGGTTGCTATCAGAATGCTTTTCGAGACCACAAGAAGAATTTCGACCTGGAGACTGTAGAGAAGTGGAAGAAGGCTTTGAAAGAGGTTGGTCGATTGAAAGGATGGGATATGGAGAATACTGCTGATGGGTAA